From Sphingomonas sp. PAMC26645:
CCGAATTCTTCCAGCTCGTCGGCACGAAGGCGAGCATCCACGCGTCGCCCGCCTTCATGTTCGGGCCGAAGATCGGCATCACCTATGTCGAGAAGACCAGCGCCGGCAGCAAGACGCACAGCTTCGATCCGGTCGAACAGTTCGGCAACGAGACGCAGTATTTCTCGAACTGCATCCTCGAGGATCTGCATCCCGAAGCCGACGGCGAGGAAGGCCTGTTCGACATGCGTGTCCTGGCCGCGATCGAGCGGTCGCTCGACACCGGCGAGACCGTGACGCTCGAACCCGCTTCGCGAAGCCGCCATGTCGAACCGGACCAAGCGCTCAAGCTCAAGCCGGCGAAGGAACCTGGCGCGGGCGAGATGATCAGCATCATCCCCCAATCGGCATGATCGACGCCGGCGTCCGTCTCCTTCGCCGCGATGACCAGCGGGGCAGGGGACGGATGCCGGACGATTGCCGTGGTGCTTCCGCGAAGGTCGTTTTCCGGTGACGGATCCGGCCTGCGTGATCGGCACCGCCGGCTGGAGCATACCGGCCGCGGATCGGCCGAACTTTCCGGAAACGGGGACCGCGCTACAGCGTTACGCGGCCGTGATGCACGGTGTCGAAGTGAACTCGTCCTTCCACCGGCCACACCGGCAATCGACTTGGGCTCGATGGGCCGCCAGCGTTTCCGACGATTTCCGGTTCGCGGCAAAGATACCCAAGTCGATCAGCCACGATCTTCGCCTGCACGACGCCGCCGCGCCGCTTGATCGCTTTCTCGACGAGGTGTCCGGCCTGAGTGGCAAGCTTGCGCTCCTCCTCCTGCAACTACCGCCAAGCCTCGTCTTCGATCATGCGACGGTCACTCGCTTTCTTGCGGACGTCGGCGAACGAACCGACACCAGCATCGTGTGTGAACCGCGCCACGCCAGCTGGTTCGAGCCCGATGTCGACAGCCTGTTAGCGGCCCAAAAAGTAGCACGGGTCGCTGCCGATCCCGCCCGGGTCCCGGCGGCGGCACGGCCGGGTGGCTGGCGCGGGCTCACTTATTACCGGCTGCACGGGTCGCCCGACATGTACCGAACCGCGTACGGGCTCGACCGCCTATGCGCCTATGCGCGCCTGGTTGCCGAGGACCGCGCAGCAGGGCGCCCGGCATGGTGCATGTTCGACAACACGGCCGCCTCTGCGGCGCTGGGTGATGCGGTTCAATTAATCGAACTGGTCGACGCATTGTCGGACGGCAGGGCGGGCTAAAGCCCGATCTTCGCCAGCGCGGCGGACAATTCCGCATTCGACGCAGTGTCGTCCTTGGGAGAAAGCCGGTTCAGCACGGTCTGGACGCGCGTTTGTGCGACCTGAAGC
This genomic window contains:
- a CDS encoding DUF72 domain-containing protein, encoding MIGTAGWSIPAADRPNFPETGTALQRYAAVMHGVEVNSSFHRPHRQSTWARWAASVSDDFRFAAKIPKSISHDLRLHDAAAPLDRFLDEVSGLSGKLALLLLQLPPSLVFDHATVTRFLADVGERTDTSIVCEPRHASWFEPDVDSLLAAQKVARVAADPARVPAAARPGGWRGLTYYRLHGSPDMYRTAYGLDRLCAYARLVAEDRAAGRPAWCMFDNTAASAALGDAVQLIELVDALSDGRAG